Part of the Vicia villosa cultivar HV-30 ecotype Madison, WI unplaced genomic scaffold, Vvil1.0 ctg.000857F_1_1, whole genome shotgun sequence genome, TCACTCATAAAATCAATAGTTTTACTTTATACTGACTGACAAAAATGAGAAATGCTGGAAAAAAAACTTGGATTAGAAGAATATCTGGTAGTGGGAGATTGATTAAGCAGGAGGAATGAAAAAGGTGAAAGCTTTTAAGAAACACTAAACTACTTTTAGTGACACTCTTAAGGTGGATAAGCAAAGACATTTTTTCTGGGAAAGTAACTGAAAGTTTGAAAgctaaaaattgcaaaaacttcCAAAGACCCAATTCACCATATTTATAAACAGCTGCAACTGAAAGATCAAGACCAACTATGGATAGGAATCACGAGATCAACAACTAGATTTTCACTCATGGATACACACCAACTGGAGTACACTCAAGTACTATGTAAATTGTTCCACACCCTAGTTGGAAACGCCACTAGCACATCTCTAAGGATGTTGTATTTCATGAAAACTCATTTCCCTTCAAAGTCTTATTCCCAAAcacctctctccctctctctctctctctctctctctctctctctctctctctctctattgtGTCTATTTAATCCTTACCCATTCCCCGGGTATCTTCATCTCCCATAACTATTGAATGTCACAATTTTTCTAAGGGTCACATGTCCTTACTTCAAATGTCCTTACCTAGTGTGTCAGACACCCTGTCCTTATTGCTTGTTCGGAAAGATAACTTGTCATCAGTTGCAGGGATACTTCTCAACCCTCTCCTAATATCCCACGTTCATCTAAGCCTATAGTCTCATCCCCATGTCCTGATACAACTCGAAATTCTTCTCATGATAATCGTTTTAAGGTTCCTGCACCTTACATAGTTGAAAATCCTTCTTTAGAGTCAGTCTCACCTCTAACTCAACACTCCACGACTCTCTCAATTCAATAATTCAATGCTCATCCCATGCTTATTAGAGCTAAGAGTGGCCACTTTAAACCAAAAATGTTTCTATCTCATGTTTAACCTACCTTTGTGAAGCAAACTCTGGCACATTCGGACTGGTTTCAAGCTACGCGACTTGAATGAAATGCACTTATGGCTAATCAAACTTGGACATTAACTTCATTACCTCCTTATAGAAAGCCCATGGGCTGCATGTGGGTGTTTAAAGTGAAGGAAAACCCTAATGTTACCATCAATAAGTACAAATCCCGATTGGTTGCAAAAAGTTACTATCATTAATATGACTTTGATTTCAATATAACATTTTCTCCTTTGGTAAAACCTAAATAATTCGAGTAGTGCTCACTTTATCCTTGTATAATAATTGGGTTTTGAATCATATAGACATCAACAATTACTTTTTGAATGGCCCAGTACAAGAGGAAGTTTACATAATCAACCTCTAGGCTTTGAGCAGCAAGGGTATGATCTTGTGTGCAAGCTAAACAAAACTCTATATGGCCTCAAACAGGCCTCTAGGGCATGGTATGATAAACTTATAAGCTATTGTCCACTCTGGCTTTGTTCCGAACAAATGTGATCACTCATTGTTTATCTTTTCACACAATGGAGTCACTATGTATGCATTATAGTATGTTGATGTTATGATCATCACTGGATCATCTTCTTCACTTGTTCATAAGTTGATTGATTATTTTCACTCCACCTTTACTCTTAAAAAGTTGGGTTCCCCTGAGTACTTTCTTTCCACCGAGTTCAAACGAGTAGCTACTGGTGAATTATTTCTTACTCAAACAAAATACATTTGTGATCTTCTATCTCTCAAGCAAAAATGTGGAATGCGAATGATACTCCCAGTCCTATGATTACCAATTGCAAACTCAGCAAAAATGGTAATATTCACTTATTAGACCCCCTCCTGTATCGATCTATTGTTAGTGCCTTGCAATATGTATCTCTTACTCGACCTGATATTGCTTTTAGTGTGAACAAAGTATGTCAATTCATGGTATCACCCTAGATTCTCACTGGTCAGCTGTGAAACACATTCTTTGATATCCAAGTGACATAATTAGTCATGGAATCCTTCTATCTCCTTCTCATATGGCCCAGAAGTTATCACTACACGTGTATAGTGAATTTGATTGGGATAGTGACTCCGACGACCGTCGCTCCACTTATGGCTCTTGCATTTTCTTTGGTCCAAACCTTGTCTCATGGAGCTCGAAGAAGCTTCCACCCGTGGCTCAGTCTAGCACTGAAGTTGAGTATAATGCACTTGCTTACACGACCTTGAAGCTTATTTCGTTGGAATCCTTACTCAATGAGTTATAAATTTTGTTCCATCCTCCCACTACTTTATGTGATAACTTGAGTGCAGTGCTTCTGTCACACAATCCTATTCTCCATGTCCACACCAAGCACATCGAGCTAGATATTCATTTTGTTCATGAGCGTATTATTTCCAAAACAATGAAGATTTAACATCTTCCAAGCTCTTTGCAACTAGCTGATACATTCACAAAGCCTTTTGGGACTGCTTCCTTTGGTGATCTTCGGACCAACACTACTATAAGAAGTACCTTTCGTaacgccaccaaattttatttcacCAGGGCCAAAGGATCCACCGTGGTAGAATATATTCAATTAggctcttttcttttattttcattttcaagcCCACTTTTCACCGTGGTTGGAACTTCCAACTGTGGTGAAAAGTGGCGTCTGGTCATGAGTTTGaaacttgttgttgttgttgttgtcgtcctacttctgtattttttatattttatcaaaagaCATACAACAACGGTTGTTTAATACAATCGTTGTTGTATGGAGCGCATTGTTATGAGTTTGAATCTtactattatttttgttgttgttctactgctggattttttatattttattaaaagacatacaacaaCAATCATTTAATACAACTGTTGTTGTATGTAGCACACTTATTGAGTTTCTTCATTGTCCTTAAACAAATATTGACTGTCCATTTAGCGATTATCAATACTCAAGACATTATTATTAGTAATCCGCGTGAAACTTAAAACTTAGACGAACTTCATTTTCTACCTCTAAAAGTCATCTTTCATTAATGACACTCTAGTTCTACAATAAACCAAACTAAAAAATATCCTTTCTTTTATAAAGAAAACTTAAAAACAATTTCTTTCATGAAGATGCAAATCATAATGTAACTCATGTATAATATAGCTAAGCCATGCACTACTATATATACTCATCTCACTATCTTGTAACAACTAACTCAATTA contains:
- the LOC131631697 gene encoding uncharacterized mitochondrial protein AtMg00810-like, whose protein sequence is MWNANDTPSPMITNCKLSKNGNIHLLDPLLYRSIVSALQYVSLTRPDIAFSVNKKLSLHVYSEFDWDSDSDDRRSTYGSCIFFGPNLVSWSSKKLPPVAQSSTEVEYNALAYTTLKLISLESLLNEL